In Polyodon spathula isolate WHYD16114869_AA chromosome 23, ASM1765450v1, whole genome shotgun sequence, the DNA window GTTGTTGATCACAGTGTAGTGGATCACTATGTTGCTGATCTCAGTGTAGGTGTATCACTATGTTGTTGCTCTCTGTAGGTGTGGATCACTGTGTTGTTGATCTCAGTGTAGGTGTGGATCACTGTGTTGCTGATCTTAGTGTAGGTGTGGATCACTGTGTTGCTGATCTCAGTGTAGGTGTGGATCACTTTGTTGTTGATCTCAGTATAGTTGTGGATCACGCAGATCTTCTTGGGTTTGAAGGGCCTGCTGTACATAATAAATATGGAAGAAGTTGTTTAATATGGGACATTACACAGATCACTTATAGACTTGTCCAGAAAAACAGCAAATGGTCACAACATGTTTTATGAAGTGTCCTGCAGAAGCACTACATTATCAAACACGTGCAGGATAACATTTAACAGAGAGCCAGTTCGCATAACCCTAACAATTACCAGTGATTTATTATTAGCTGATAACTTCATTCTTAAAGAATGTCTACCAAGCTGtggattttttgtttatttgttttctgtgtcaactttgtatttctttctgtaaCAAGAAAAGGTCTGGAGAGATCATATGAGCCATACAAGAGTGTACACATCTCTGTCCAAACAACAACTGTAATATATCTGCTTTCTAGGAATAAAGAATGACTAGGGTTGGGGCATCTACATATCTTGGTATTACAGAACAGATACTGTCTTCTCTTGCAATACAAGCACACAGATCTACTGAGCAAGCCTCCTCTCAGTGGTATCTGCAATGGAGACAGAGAAGAccacattttttggggggggggggggatctttaATTAGCaactcattttgaaaaaaaaactagcacCAAACAATTAGTCAAATAACAAtcttgtgttgtttgtttctccattttatgttttataaaaggaGTTATTTAAACCAGactaaatgctttgaaaatacagtGTCATTCCCTACAAAGgtttaccatagtgaaagcaAAGTGtttaagcatggtaaagtataggtaagcattgtaaaagaccatattaaaaacatggcaagctaCAGTAACCTGTGGTagatgcatagtataaccatgggaataCTGAAACATCATACCAAACTTTTCTAAGGGAGTGTCTGTCGTCCTTAAGTATCTATGTCTATGTACAGCATTTTTGTAtatgtgtatgcgtgtgtgtctCAGCTGAGGGATCGCTGAAAATCTGGGATGTGATTAGACATGCTACAGCTTTCACCAGTAGGTGGCTGAATCTTTCAATTCGGTTGCACCTCTGGACATATGAAGGGTGTTGCTCTCTTTCAAATGGGCTTCAGTCTCCTCTTTTTCTTTCAGCAATGTGACTGGCTGTGAGGTTCTGATGGGTTTGCTGTATCACAGGTTATACAGATAGAGTCCCTGTTCTGGAATATGTCAACATTGCAGCTCTCTGTTCCGAGTCATGATGGTTGGGACAGCACACCTGACAGAGGGAGCTCAGTTGGCAATGAACAACCAGTGCTGCACCCCTCTTGAGAACTGTGGATGAACTCCCCTGGTACAACGTTCCTAGAGGAATTCCAGGCTGGTAATCACTGAGGACTGCTCAGGAATCCAATCAGAGCCGTCCTGCTGCCTGGTCACCCAGTcaacagtgttatggcaggtgttgtTATCCTGTTCTCCAACCCctccatctatctatctagctagctagctattGACCAatcttccaagtgaaaacaatattctagaaatttgtagaaaattaattaaaaatagaaactgaaatagcttgtctggataagtgtccaccccccttttaataacaatcctaaattagatcaagtgtaaccaatcgccttcaaaatcacataccaagttaagtgccctccacctgtgtaaactatagtgattcacatgatttcaggataaattcagcagttcctgtatgttccctctgttgggtagtacatttcaaagcaagtatgagcaccaaggcgctttcaaaagaactctgggacaaagttgttgaaaggcacagatcaggggatgggtataaaaaatatcaaagtagCGGTTTCCCAATCGAGATTCTGCTCACAGATCATCTTGGTAAAACATGTTTAGAGGGATCATATCTAATTAGCGCTGGTATGTCACGTGACTGTGTCTGCTGCCATACAGTACGACAGACAAACTATActcttttatattgaaggctatgactttttaaacaaagttacagactggaattacaagctgcTGTACTCTGCTCTGCTCACCATAATTTACAtcttgttatcttgttgttacctttattaaatcattaacgttatttcccaacccaggaaaaaaataaaataaatcgaatacgatagttattatcagtgactcagatttagcacgtagcatgttaacatcgcttttttcatttctttaatgtgattaataaaatgtaccggtaattatattttaactgtatggtgcttgcttgtaacttattgtaccgagtgtagcaacagtctcgggtccaaaccgcCAGCCGAGTGTtgatatactatttacatcctcgctatatggcAATTATACAACTAAAtactgaggtaaaaaaaaaaaaaaatctaaatgctgCTGATGTTCGCtcgtacagctctatgcaaccagcaacttttttttttcaataaggaaccaagatttcaattaacatttgcaattgaaacagaACTGAAACTTTATTGATGCGCTTTTTTTTTCggggtgggggagtggggggtgtgctgtgttcttcaatgaataggatgtagccagaatactggatgcagccacAAATAGGtgctgtacttgtaattctacttttattcacaatctattattattattattattattattattattattattattattattattattattattattattattatttagtgctagtagtgacaaatactgtaataataaagaaaatctaagaataaaacagtactaatattattaatagtttagctaatgccGTTATCCAGGGTGACTTCTGTAACTTattccagcagcttatattgttcgttttggattgtccttttactatagcgaacaaaaggctttggacccaaacagggttgttatagcgaggctgtactgtatttagtatttgacttaagTGTTTAATAGACGACActtgaacattttaatatataatgcatgcacatttgttagttcatttttgttatttttcacctcccatagtgttcaatttaacagagggtgtaaagaagtttggatcagaatccaatatcatcccttacaaaaaagtaacatattgcaagtatacttgtgccaaaattgtctggtttttgTATACTATTgttaccattatactatcctattttggcacaagtatacagcattgtatattctttttgtaaataatgcaacgtagttctcaaatattagaCATTtattagattgtatcttacttctcttttgcatacctgcattgtctcttgctagatatgcacctccagattctgacaaatacttttagaaaaccaggagcaacttctgctctggatcaaaaagctataatgctctgcagctgcccgcctatgtggataattATCAAAAagtctggtaaaaacaaatggaaatctggaaaaagtatggaattttgatgttgaaaaagtatataagaacataaagtttacaaacgagaggaggccattcggcataTCTAGCTtttttgattgttagtagcttattgatcccagaatctcatcaagtagcttcttgaaggatctcagggtgtcagcttcaacaacattactggggagttggttccacaccctcacaattctgtctgtaaaaaagtgccttctattttctgttctgaatgcccctttgtttaatctccattagtgacccctgtccttgtttctttttttcaggtcaaaaaagtcccttgggttgacaataccttttagaattatgaatgcttgaattaggtcatcgcgtagtcttctttgttcaaaactgaatagattcaattcttttagcctgtctgcatatgacatgccttttaaacccggaataattctggttgctcttctttgcactctttctagaccagcaatatcctttttgtagcgaggtgaccagaactgaacacaatattcaattcattgtacagttttaacattatttctgttgatttaaattcaacacttttcacaatatatctgagcagcttgttggacttttttataacttccccacattgtctagatcagtggtcctcaaagtaatttgggcacgggcataaattgatgttacttggctgtttgcgggcaccctgctattgcataggttcttattaCAGTGCCTTCTCGCGACACtgtgtgtgctatatatataatagatatatatattatatatattatatatcatatatatatagagagagagagagagagagagagagagagagagagagagagagagagagagagagagagagagagagagagaaagagttttAATAAGAACCGAGTGGCTCATTAATTCCAAGTCTCAGGTAATAATTGTGCgggctgcgcttattctttaaataatttacataaaatatgcaataaaaatattttttagatagcatgtttacacagataaccatgaataaaccaaaataaaaaagtgtagatagtgtttcgctttgtttcaatttgacaaatttgtcaacactactctgttttaaagatcgctcatctccagtacaattattcagataaagtggattcgtaactaaatatactacagtgtttcccttgtctggtgaaacaaaacaaatatagcgatagaaaattaaattctaaatactgaaatgtattatttttctcaataacagtcggcgaaattcagtgcttacccggcatattaacacccttcctctgctcacgaatgattggacagctgtcggATCTTTCAATTTCCCTTTGgttactcactcgccttcaattttcatgcagaataccgtgaacggcctctgcttgctaatgactggacagctgtgtaaaacgTGGCAGATTTTTGACtatcctattggttaaacttgcagtcggtacctgcacctgaaacagacacagtttatgtcccaccagctataaaaaaaaatgttgcgtacgtacaagcacagcataagtgaggagcactgtcaacagactgctgtggtgtttttgttggaaaaagtgtttaaagctttctttattttccaacGCTATGACcagccagaaatgtgttcataacccataatttaagaacagctgccgcgcgGGCACGATGCCCTGGCTTCGCAGGcatgactttgaggaccactggcctagatgaagacaaacaaaaactcccaggtatttttcatagaatccttcaatttcattattgcccatatgatatttataatgcacatttttattgcttgcatgcagtaccttacacttttctctattaaatgtaatttgccatgtgtctgcccagttctgaatcttgtctagatcattttgaatgacctttgctactgcgacagtgtttgccactcctatttttgtgtcatctgcaaatttaacaagtttgcttactataccagaatctaaatcattaatgtagattaggaatagcagaggaactaatactgatccctgtggtactccactggttaccacactccattctgaggtgtctcctctaatcagtactttctgttttctacatgttaaccactccctaatccatgtacatgcattttcttGGCGTGAgataccctgagatactgtacctctATTGAGTACAGTTTACTTTGTagaaatcacagtccataggtcaattatgggcaacttgacttttttttggacaaccaaatgtcgacagTGGACTTGCGAGCCCTGATGTAGCTCTctgtctatctacagtatctatttatctatctatcagtATACTGATTGCACATATGTCTGTAAGTCAAGAGAGCAGGCCCTCTGCCTGTCTATCAGTGTCTATGTGTTACAAATCAACTGATAAACTAAAGGCTGTTCAGAATCTATTATATTCTATATCCAGCAATCCTTTCAGGAGAAGAAGTAACATATGCAGCATGCTCTGCCTAGCTTAGAGACAGTCACCCCTCATATCAGACCAGGCGGGAATGTGAAGATCAGGTGACACTGGATTAGGAGAAATGCCATCTGGGGATTCGGAATGGCCCAGATTTCCTGGATCTTCTTTCGCCTCACTAACATCTCTATTCCTGTCtatgtgtctgtttgtgtctcAGTATCAACATCCTTCTATCAGTCTGTGTATCAGTATCATCATCTTTCTCTCTGTATGTGTATCAATATCAACAtctttctatctgtctgtatgtAAAGCCACCTCAGCATGTGTCTgtctatcagtgtgtctgtactgtatatactgtactgtacatatcagtacctctgtgtctctgtctaccAGCGtgtctgtactgtacatactgtactgtactgtcagtaaCTCACATCAATCAGTACAGCCCAGCTACTGAGACCAGGCAATGAACCAAGAAACAGTGCCCTTGAAAGGGGGTGTCTTCCTTCAAGGGTCATAGAATGAATAGAATATCATTGTTTGAAAAGATCTGAGCTTAGCCAGTTCATTTAACTGGTTAACACTTTATTACACAGTCTAACTGTTTTCTAGACATTGCTACTTTCACGTTTCTTTATGCAAACGgttctgtttttaatgtaaatatatttaaatcctATACAATGTTACATAATGTTGCATCCAAGTTTTTAAAAGGGTTGGTAAAGTACAGCATGGTGGTTATTAGACAGCCAGGTGAACACAGAGGTTTGATAAGTTTGGGACGGTGATGGTGTACTGCATACTGTATGCAGGCTGACATTACATTCTGGGGAAAAAGTTGTTCATTGTAAAACGGCCTTTTACCCAGGTTGTGTCCAATCAGGTATTACTGTAAGGAACATTCggcaaaaataacagttttagtGCCACAAGCTACACACTGATCCCCtcataattaatatttaaagtcCATTGTGATAAATTAAGCTTATTTGGAATCAATTAGTATTAAATTATATCAGACAATTAGCCAACTTCAGACATTTGCATTTCTATATCCTGTTATTAAAGTAGAAAGTTTATAAACCCTACTGTCACTGTTGATTTCATTGCAcatcacagaaacacactggAAAGAATGTACACTGGAGACACCCAGCTATAGTGTGCATGGAGTGTTTTCAGAGTGAAAGCTCTAAATAAAcaggtacatttatttatttaaacaaccgCTCTGAAAGGTAATGCCGTATTAATCCGGACAACTGGGGCGCAGTAAGTAGAGTCGAACAACACGCCAGCCCACTGTAGCTTGCCTTCTGCCAAAGCCATTGTCTCCAATTGTCCACATTCACCATTAAATATGCAAGTGAAGAGAAAACGGGAGAAAAGTCATCGGGATTACCATAATAGCATTAAGagattacaaaatgtataatttccaTGGAAGACAAATTCACCTAAATAAGATTATGCACTTATTATTTAGTGGACTGGTTTCCGAATGCAGCTCCTGCCTCGCATTCAAAACGGCTCCCATTATTCCTTCATTTGAAAGGAGCGGGTAATTTTCTCCCTTAATGGTTTCCAATAATGTCGTGCTCGCAGTTTGTAATGATTTAATAGCCCCTGAGAAGGTTATCTGGGCTGAGGTGATAACACGCATTGTGCCTCTGACGGCCCCCCGTGTCGCCACATAAATTACCTGCAAACAAACAATGACTCTGCACGTCCCGTGGCGTAGGGGCAAGCCATTGAGATGCTAAGCTCTCCAAATACAATATTGCAATTAATGACGCAGAAAATCCACCTCGTTCCTTTAAATGCCAGGCTCACAGAAGATCTGGTACAGCTCTGCAGTACAGCAGGTATTTCTAGCAGGTATACTTCCTCGCGCTGGTTAGCGGCGGTTCCAGCATGCCCTCTTCAGCGCAATTTCAGAAAGTGCTGACTGACAGGAAGACTACGTTTACTATTGAGAGTATTTTGGGACTCGACAGAAAGAAGGAATGTGCGCCCTCAGCGAGACCACACAAGCCGTGGACGGGTacgtcaaataaataaatacattctttttgttcttttttttttcaaaagcaagcCGTGTTAGTAAATgtagtatatttaaatatgtttcgcATGTGTTTCCAGCAGGATAGCGCAGTAAAGTTAAAGGTGGTTCGTTGTTGTATGGTTTGcaatcatatatattataatcagaataaaaaaaacatataaattacaaagttgttttttctttttttttaaagacattttgcctgttccattttttttctcacaaaaacAAAGCGTTTTAGTCTGAAAATTTGTTTTTGAAGGTCGAATTTAACAATCAAAATAACCAAATgttataatataaaatgaattactttcctttgatatattttgtggAACAGGACAGTACATGACCCATTTGTAATTTACAGTTATTAATTTAAGTTTAAAGGAAACTGTGTTTCCACAATATTGtgtatacaatacaatattgAGTATACAATTCCTAAGTAGATGACAAATGGTTTCGAGAATGAACAGTTACTTTTAATGTCACATTTATGTATTCTTAAATTGTTTGACAGGATAGCATTTATGTATGATTTTGTAGGACACttttttataactttattaaCCACACTCTTCGACTTATTTTTAGGTCCAGAAGTCAGCAGCCAACAAGACGCGGCTCCTGTAACGCGCAAGCTCGTCCTGTTGCCGCAGATGAAAGATCAAGAGGACAAAAATGTCGTCTACAATAAGATGCGCTGCTCAGAGTCCTACAAACGAGCTTTGAACTGGTACATAGGCAGGAGGCCCAGGACGGCTTTTAGTGGAGCCCAGGTAACCACAACGTACATTCAAACGTTCATTGTGCaggtgcatatttttgtgtttcagtggTCTCCGGCTAAGACAACGCCCCTTGGGAAGCAAgaaaagtgttctcttagccaaagtgttctctaacacacacaatatgaatcaaaAAGTAAAtctgtattacttgtcatgacgcatgtgcatcaacatatgaaatgaatggaataagtaagagaaaagcaataggcaagggTATGTtagtaaactataataataaagtaaaacaaactaaattaatacagcacccctacacacgttaaacaACGCAGCAGCAACTTAtgaatacagtgctccccctttataacgctgtagccgggagccatagttaagagagcGTACTATTTATGTTCCTCCTTAGAGCGAGAacactagtgttagtgtaatggcattatggggcaaatgggagccataaccgtactgccttataacctgttgCACAGTATAATGGGCTGCTATAAAGGCAGATCACTGTAtttgtacaggagcaatattcaagacatgcagttatttcgtggaaatcagaatacaaaacaattcactGATATGACAACGATTCTGGATAGGGTTAATAAaacaatcagtgtgcctcaagacactctcatgatgacaagtcacatttgaaattattgaataaaccattttaatttaagtttgagttagtggtgccaaaaaggtgttcttttaagtgaagttccttaGCCAGAGCAATGGGGGGAAAATCAATTTCaacacaagggtgttctcttaggtgaagtgttcttgtacgcggagactactgtatttattactgtGCATGAGTTATTCATTTCCCTGTATGGGGTGCAGATCCAGGACTCCAGGGCTATAGTAGAGAGGTAAATGGGTAGCCCAAAATGTTATTCATTCCCTTCCAATGCAGAAAGACTTGGTTTGCTCTTAATTTGAATAATGGGTTTCTATAGTTACCGTATTGAGAGGTATCGCATTGCCTGTCACCAAACAGGTCTGAAAACCTGTGAGAGGAATTAGTTTAAGATTCCTTTGAAGTGTGAGCCTCATTTTCACCCTGTCTGCTCGCAGATCGAGGTGCTGGAGAGTGTGTTCAGAGTGAACCCCTACCCCGGGATCGATGTGAGGGAGGAGCTGGCACGCCAGCTGGAGCTGGATGAGGACCGGATCCAGGTGAGACGCAGTGTGTGGAACACAGGACTGACCGTTCATTCGGGAGAGGGCTTCTCCTTTAGACTGCACTACACTTTTCTtccagaatatattttaaaatgtatttcaatatctttcagtatttaaatttgcttatttaggctaagattaattaaaaacagagAGAAGAATAAAGCTGGCAATGTTGCTAAACTAATCGGCACAACCTTGACTGTCGTAAGGTTATGAGTTGTTCGTTATGAGTTTTGTAAGATGATTAAATTGGGCAAGCCTTAATTTTTGATCAACAAGCAGAAAGTACAAATGAGATCGCAAACATTTAGGTGACTAATctttaaagctataatgaaaaaaattaagaattttatgctggacacacttaaTTACAATCATTCTGcgtgactgtatttacattagAGAAGTCACTTCTGCTTTGAATTGAGAAAGTAAATCGGAAGCCctaattttgttttgattttctttcaaaatctattttattctggtttatattaaaatgaatatattttatttgtatttaagtatttattttccagaatctttgcaatatttcaaaatatatagtGCAATGTTCAAAACAATATCTCTTCCAAAATATATTGAATTGGCATGTTTGTAATATTAAAAGTGAAAGTCTGTCAGAcctggtgtgtgttttttcaagATTGATCATTTTTTTGATGTCATTCCTTCCCAGATTTGGTTCCAGAATCGGCGTGCTAAACTGAAACGGTCTCGCAGAGAGTCTCAGTTCCTCCTCGTGAAAAAGGTCTTCACAGCTCTGCAGGACCCGACCGAGCCTTGACATATATAAGCCTTGACTCTATAATCCGAGACCCTCCTGACATGCGTCTCTATAATCTAATATGTAAATGTTGTaattctgtaaaataatacattctgtATATTTTGGTTGTTCATAAATGATGATGTTTAATAAAGTGATATCTTCCCTGAAATGGAGGgatattttttatgaaatgttttctttattgtgtgTTAAAGGAGTAGTGTTTCATActgttccaaaatgttttttcacattcAAGAAGGTTTCTAAGATGAGCTTGAAAATATCAGATGTATACCTGTTGAAATGTTCCCTGACCCCCTTttgaatttctgttttgcttcctggTCTATAAACGATCTTGAGGACTATGTTTATAACCTCCTACTGTGGCAAGCAGGAGCAGCATTCCCATCTACCTCGCAGAAAGACGCAGTGGCAAGTAAGGTTAAAGGGAGGAAGAAAGTTGTGTCCCAAAATGTACAGCAACTGATGTGtcaacatgcttttttttcaattctcAATTACATTTAAAGATGAATTTCCAAACAGTTAACTGATATTTGGAGTGGTTTTCAGGGCTTCTGTTTAAAAGCAAAGTGTATGTTTTGTAAATAAGGTTTTTGGGGCAGAGCCTTTTCACTTTCTCTTGTATTATTTACAATTTAGAAAtgacttgtgtgtgtttttttattttgaaactggcAGTGGATCCAGGTGTTCTGAAGGACTTGGCAGTGCGCCTGTTGTTTGTTACTTGTTATATTGCATCCAGTTATTTGCAACTTGGTGTGAAAATCCTGATGTTTCTTGCAAGGTAGTCCAGGGCTGGCAGACCACTGCAAACACATATATAAACTCAGAAGACCTTGTAACCACATTACAATTAAGATAAACaattctgaaataaaatgtacaccGTTCAACCTTTAAAATAACTCGGACTGTCAATCTTGACATGAGGGGTGAAATGCTGAATAGTACagaaattcaagaaaaaaaagctgaaatgtgcagtttggtGTTGGTTTGATCAATCTGTGCCTTGCTGGAAGGAGCCACAGCTGTGTTTATTAACTGGAGAATACATCTGGGTTGCTGCAGCCACTTGTAAACTGCCTGATGCAATCCATGGGATTCTTTTCAGGACTGCAGATTGCTCTAAAACACCCAGCAGTGGCCTCGGGATCAATTCAACCCCTGAGCGAGAGCTGGACTTCTTGAGTTCAAACTCTTGAGGACTATTCTACAAAAAGGTCTAGACACTCACAAATtaactccaaattgtcattagcatgATTTTTTCAGATAgcagaaacacacccaataaagttaacaactcagaaataaacaatttggaCATTTAATGTAGGGCCTCGTGGTCAGTCTAGCATGGTTTATTATtcgttttttaaatgcaaatgctgtaaaatgtgctaatgatgatttCGAGTAGGTAGATCCCAGTTCATATTTCAATATGGTTTTGCATTCAGATCACAGGACATTGGGAAGGTGGCTTCTATCCAAGCAGTCATGATAACATTTGTCTTCAGCACATTTGCAATACAGTGGCTGTGCAGTTGACATGAAAGACTGCCCTGTTGCATTAATGCACAAATGTGGACATTAAACAACATTGTCAATAAATGAAATGATTCTTATGTATAATGTGGAAGATCCCTATATTTGTAGTATGATTTGAAggataaataaatgcagtttgaAGACATGCCCTTATGTCATTGCAGGTTTGTCAAACTAGTCAATCATTTATCATGAAACTTGTATCTGTAGCCTGCAGTGTTCTTCACTATTTAACAGCTTAAAAAGTCCAACTCTCTTGTTCACTGCTAACGgcagtaaaaatgatttatttttatatacagaagGAACTGATTAAGCTATTGGCCAATCAATTAGCAATCACCTCAACAATAGCCAGCCCTATTCATGCACAGCAATATGTGAGAACCTGACTGAGAAGGGAGTGAATGGCAAGCACATGCTTTTTAACGCATATTGATTGCTGACAATTTGACAGTTAGGGAGCGATAGCTTTAACTACCAACAATTgtaacctgtttttgtttaaaaccagtGTTGGGCATTATTGCAATCAGGCAGTACAGTATACCTTTTATCGTCAGGTAAAGGTCAATGTTTGTGCACAACAGTACCATCTGCATAGAGAGGGATAGTAATGGCCCTGCACTCACTGGGAAAATCATTgatacaaactgaaaaaagaggACCTAAATCTGAGCCCTGTGGGACTCCTTGTGTCAAAGCTGATTGAGTATCTTGTAACACAACAGTTTGTCATCTATTAGTCAAATAAGCATTAACTAACCCGTTGAAACACCAATGCACACACAAcgcttacccactgcaccagacccaCGAACCCTACCAatgacccttacccactgcaccagacaaacgacccttacccactgcaccagacacacgacccttacccactgcaccagacacacgacccttacccactgcaccagacacacgacccttacccactgcaccagacacacga includes these proteins:
- the hesx1 gene encoding homeobox expressed in ES cells 1, which gives rise to MPSSAQFQKVLTDRKTTFTIESILGLDRKKECAPSARPHKPWTGPEVSSQQDAAPVTRKLVLLPQMKDQEDKNVVYNKMRCSESYKRALNWYIGRRPRTAFSGAQIEVLESVFRVNPYPGIDVREELARQLELDEDRIQIWFQNRRAKLKRSRRESQFLLVKKVFTALQDPTEP